ACGGCTCAGCGGTCGGAGACGCTGAGCGCCCTCTGCGAGAGGACGCTGACGTCGATGGAGGGCGTCTCCCGCTCCGTCGACACCGTTCGGGGCCTTCTCGATCACAACGTCTCGGCCCTGGAGGAGACGAACGCCTCCATCGAGGAGATCGCCTCGGGAGCCCAGTCGGCGGCCCGCGCGGCGGCCTCGGGCGCCGAGGGGGCCGCTTCGGCCTCGGAGGCCTCGGCCGGTTCCCTGACGGAGGTCAAGACCGTCATCGGCGACATCGGCAAGGCCTCCGACGAGTCGCGCCGGGCCATCGAGAAGATCAGGGCCCTGGGCCAGTCGGTGACGGCCATCTCGGGCTTCGTCGCCACCATCACCTCCATCGCCGACCAGACGAACCTTCTGGCCCTCAACGCGGCCATCGAGGCGGCCCGGGCCGGAGAGGCGGGACGGGGCTTCGCCGTCGTCGCCGAAGAGGTGCGCAAACTGGCCGAAGAGTCGGCTCAGGCGGCCCGCGAGGTGAACAAGCTCATCGACGGCCTCCAGCGCCATTCGGGCGACTCCGTCAGGGCGACGGAAGAGACGGGACGGATCCTCGGAGAGACTCTGGGGAGGGCCGAAGAGGCCCAGACCGTTCTCGGAGGGGCCGTCGCCGCGCTGAACGTGATGGTCGAGGCCGTTCAGAGCGTCGCCGCCGTCGCTCAGGAGCAGGCGGCGGCCTCGGAGGAAGTCACCTCGGCCGTCCAGAGCGTGACGGGGGCCTCGGGCGAGATGGTCCGCTCCGTCGAAACCATCCACGACGCGACGGCGGAGACGACCCGGGCGGCCGAGGCCATCGCCGCCCAGGCCAGGGAAATGGCTTCGGCCTCGGAAAAGCTTCGCCACGAGCTGGACCGCTTCACCCTCGCCGATCGTTCTTCGGCGAGCCTTCCGGCGCGACGCTGAAGGGGCGACGAACGCGCTGCCGGGCCCCCCGTCTCTTCCGGGGGGCCCGGCCTTTTATGGGCGACGACAGGCGAGAGGGAAGGTGCTACGATAGAGAGAACTTTATTGCGCACACAAACGTGGCCGCCGCGCCGGGCGGCGGCGAAAAGGGGAGAGCGCTTGTTTTGCCAGGGGCACTGATGGTATCGTCACCCTGTCGGACGCGCTCGTCCTTCGCCTTTTGGTCCTGCGGGCACCGCGAGGGGAGGCTGCGCGAGCTTTCCGAAGCGACGGGAGGGAGACGATGGCAGCGACGAAGGAAGAGATTCTTGCGACGGTGAGGGAGATCGTCGGGCCCTGGAGAGGCAGGAAGGGAGCCCTGATTCCCCTGCTGCAGGAGACGCAGAGGGTCTTCGGCTATCTGCCCTCGGAGGCGATGGAGGCCCTGTCGGAGGAGATTCGCCTTCCTCTGGCCGAGATCTACGGCGTGGCGACCTTCTACGCCCAGTTTCACCTCGAGCCCCGCGGGCGCCATGTCATCCGCGTCTGTCGCGGGACGGCCTGCCATGTCCGCGGAAGCCTCAAGCTTCTGGAGAGGCTCAAGGAGACGCTCGGCGTGGCCGAGGGGGGGACGACGGAGGACGGCCGTTTCACCCTGGAGCCCGTGGCCTGTCTGGGGGCCTGCGGCCTCGCCCCGGTCATGACGATCGGCGATCAGACCTTCGGCCGCGTCGCCGCGGAGAAGCTTCCGGAGATCCTCGCTCCCTTCCGGTAGCTTCTTCGCGCCTGCGCCGTCGCTCGAGAGGATTTTTTCGGCATCACGGGGGGTTGGGGCATCGGGAACAGGGAAGCCGAGGGGAGGCCGGAGCCTTTCGTCGGCGGAAATCCGGAGTCGGAGGTGGAATCGGTGGCCAAGATCAGGACGCTTGACGATTTGAAGGAGATCAGAGAGAAGACGATGGATCTGACGGGCGCCCGCTCCCAGGGGAGGACGCGCGTCATCGTCGGCATGGGGACCTGCGGCATCGCCGCCGGGGCTCGGGCCGTCATGGAGGCCGTCATGGACGAGCTGGCCCGGCAGGGGATCAGGGACGTCTCCGTCGAGACGACGGGCTGCATCGGCATGTGCCAGCAGGAGCCCCTGCTGGACGTGATCCGCCAGGGGCAGCCGCGCATCACCTACGGAAAGGTCTCGCCCGAAGAGGCCCGCCGCATCGTCGCGGAACACGTCGTCCATGGCCGCCTCGTCGAGGACAAGGTCATCGGCCAGACGGACTGACCATGAGGTCCTATCGATCCCACGTCCTCCTCTGCGAGGGGACGGGATGTCTTTCGGGAGGGGCGGCGGCGCTTCGGGAGAGTCTCTGCCGCGAGCTGGCGGCGCGGGGCCTCGAGAGGGAGGTCCTCGTCGTCTCGACGGGCTGTCACGGCCTCTGCGAGATGGGCCCCGTCGTCGTCGTCTACCCCGAAGGGACCTTCTACTGCCGCGTCGGTCCCTCCGACGTGGCCGAGATCGTCGAGGAACATCTGTTCAAGGGGCGCCCCGTCGAGCGCCTCGTCTACCGGGACGAATCGAAGGTCTCCGTTCCCCGCTACAGCGAGATTCCCTTCTATCGCAAGCAGCGCCGCATCGCCCTGCGCAACTGCGGCTACATCAATCCCGACAACATCGACGAGTACATCGCCCGCGACGGCTACGTGGCCCTGATCCGGGCCCTGCGGGAAAGCACGCCCCGCCAGGTTCTGGAGGAGGTCACCGCCTCGGGGCTTCGGGGCCGGGGAGGAGGCGGCTTTCCGACGGGGCTCAAATGGGGCTTCTGCGCCGGCGCCGCAGGCGACAAGAAGTACGTCATCTGCAACGCCGACGAGGGGGACCCCGGGGCCTTCATGGACCGCTCCATTCTCGAGGGCGATCCCCATTCCGTCGTCGAGGGGATGGCCCTGGGCGCCTACGCCATCGGCGCCGACGAGGGGTATATCTACTGCCGGGCCGAGTATCCCCTGGCGGTGCGACGTCTCGAGAGAACCATCGAGGCCGCCATGGAGTACGGCCTCCTGGGTCCCTCCGTCGCCGGGACGGATTTCGCCTTCCACCTCCACGTCAAGGAGGGGGCCGGCGCCTTCGTCTGCGGCGAGGAGACGGCCCTCATGGCCTCCATCGAGGGACGACGGGGCATGCCCCGTCCCCGTCCTCCCTTCCCGGCCAACAGGGGGCTCTGGGGATGCCCGACGAACATCAACAACGTCGAGACCTGGGCCAACGTCCCGGCCATCGTCCGCAACGGCGGCGCCTGGTACGCCGCCCTGGGGACGGAGAAGTCCAAGGGGACGAAGGTCTTCGCCCTGACGGGGAAGGTCAACCACACGGGGCTGGTCGAGGTGCCCATGGGGACGACGCTCCGCGAGATCGTCTTCGAGATCGGCGGCGGCATCCTGAACGGACGGAAGTTCAAGGCCGTCCAGATCGGAGGTCCCTCGGGGGGCTGTCTCACGGAGGAGCATCTCGACCTTCCCGTCAGCTACGAGTCCCTGGCCCAGGCGGGGGCCATCATGGGCTCGGGAGGTCTCGTCGTCATGGACGAGGAGAACTGCATGGTCGACGTGGCCAAGTTCTTCCTCGAGTTCACCCAGGCCGAATCCTGCGGCAAATGCCCCCCCTGCCGGGAGGGGACGAAGAAGATGCTCGACATCCTGAACCGGATCTGTTCGGGCAGGGGGCGGCCGGAAGATCTGGACGCGCTGGAATACCTGGCCACCATGATCAAGGAGACCTCCCTCTGCGGCCTGGGCCAGACGGCGCCCAACCCGGTTCTGACGACGCTGCGCTATTTCCGTCACGAATACGAGGCCCACATCGACGAGAAGCGCTGTCCCGCCGGGGCCTGCGTCGCCCTGACCCGGTTCGTCATCGACGGCGGGAAGTGCATCGGCTGCGCCAAGTGCGCCCGGATCTGTCCCGCGTCGGCCATCTCGGGCGCCGTGAGGGAGCCCCACGCCATCGACGGCGAACGGTGCGTCAAGTGCGGCGCCTGTCTGGCCGCCTGTCCCGTCGGGGCCATCGCCCGCAAGTGAGGAGGAAGGCCGTGGAATCCATCACCCTGACCATCGACGGGAAGACGATCGTCGCCGAAAGGGGCATGACGATTCTCCAGGCCGCCCGCCGAGGCGGCATTCACATCCCCACCCTCTGCGACCATCCGGCCCTTCCCGTCGCCGGGGCCTGCCGGATCTGTCTCGTCGAGGTGGAGAGGAGCCCCAAGCTCCTGACGGCCTGTTCCACTCCCGCCGAGGCGGGTATGGTCGTCCGCACGGCCGCGCCCCGCGTCCTGGCGGCCCGGCGGGCCGTCGTCGAGCTCCTCCTCATCCGCCATCCCCTGGACTGCTTCTCCTGCTCGAGCAACGGCAAGTGCGAGCTTCAGGACGTGGCCTACGAGCTGGGCATCAAGGCCTCTCCCTTCACCGAAGAGGGCGACACCTGCCGCTCCTACGCCATCGAGGACGCCAACCCCTTCTACGTCCGGGACATGAACAAGTGCATCCTCTGCGGACGCTGCGTCCGCGCCTGCGACAGCCTGGCCCGCTGCCACGCCATCGACTTCCAGAACCGCGGCATCAGGACCATGGTTCAGCCTCCCGTCGGCAGGGATCTGGAACATTCGGACTGCACCTTCTGCGGCCAGTGCGTCCAGCTCTGCCCCGTGGGCGCCCTCTCCGAGAAGGCCTCGGCGGGGAAGGGGCGCCCCTGGGAGCTTCGATCGGTGAAGACGACCTGTTCCTACTGCGGCGTCGGCTGCGAGCTCGACATTCAGGTCAACACCAGAACAGGACGCATCGCCAACGTGACGACGGACTACGGAAGCCCCACGTCGCTCAACGGCGGGCGCTGCTGCGTCAAGGGGCGCTTCGCCTGGCAGTTCGTCCACAGCGAGGAGCGTCTCACCAGGCCCCTCATCAGGGAGAAGGGGCTTTTCCGCGAGGTCGACTGGCCCGAGGCCCTCGACGTCGTCGCCGCCAGGATGACGGCCCTCAGGGACGCCTCCGGTCCCGACGCCCTGGGCTTCTTCTCGTCGGCCCGCTGCACCAACGAGGAAAACTATCTCTTTCAGCGTCTGGCAAGGGAGGTGATGGGCACCAACAACGTCGACCACTGTGCCCATCTGTGACACGCTCCCACGGTGAAAGGTCTCGGCGAGACCTTCGGAAGCGGCGCCATGACCAACGACTACGACTCCCTCAAGGAGGCCGACGTGCTCCTTGTCATCGGTTCCAACACGACGGAGACCCACCCCGTCATCGGCTCCTGGATCAAGGAGCGCAAGGCCGGGGGGGCCAGGCTCATCGTCTGCGATCCCCGCAGGATCGAGCTGGCCCGGTATGCCGACGTCCACATCCGCCACAGGAGCGGGAGCGACGTGGCCCTCGTCAACGGTCTCATGCACGTCATCCTCCGCGACAGCCTCCACGACGGGGCCTTCGTCGAGGCCCGCGTCGAGAATGTCGAGGCCCTCGGGAAAGTCGTCAGGGAGTACACGCCGGAGAGGACGAGCGCGATCACGGGCGTTCCCGCCGATCTCATCGAAAAGGCGGCCAGAACCTACGCCGCGGGCCCCAGGTCGGCCATCTTCTACACCATGGGCATCACCCAGCACCGGTGCGGCACCGACAACGTCCGCTCCCTGGCCAACCTGGCCCTTCTCTGCGGCATGGTGGGCCGACCCGGCACGGGCGTCAATCCCCTGCGGGGTCAGAACAACGTCCAGGGCGCCTGCGACATGGGGGCCCTGCCCGATGTCTTCACCGGTTACCAGAAGGTGGCCGACGGCGGCGTCCGGGCCAGGATGAAGGGCCTCTGGAAGTGCGGCGATCTTCCCGCCGCCCCGGGCATGACCCTCGTTAAGATGGTGGAGGCCGCCGCCGCGGGCGATCTCAAGTGCCTCTACGTCATGGGAGAGAACCCCATGGTGAGCGATCCCGACACGAACCACGTCCGCCGGGCTCTGGAGAACCTGGAGTTCCTCGTCGTCCAGGACATCTTCCTCACCGAGACGGCCCAGATGGCCGACGTCGTCCTCCCCGCCGCCTGCTGGGCCGAGAAGGAGGGGACCTTCACCAACACGACCCGCACGGTCCAGCGCGTCCGCAGGGCCGTCGAGGCCCCGGGGGAGGCCCGGCCCGACTGGCAGATCCTCACCGATCTGGCCCGCCGCCTCGGCGCCGACTGGTCCTTCGGGAGCGCCTCCGAGGTCTTCGACGCCGTCGCCGCCTGCACGCCCAGCTACGGCGGCATGAGTCACGGGCGCCTCGACGGGGGACCGCTCTCCTGGCCCTGCCCCTCCGTCGATCATCCCGGGACGCCCAACCTCCACGTGGACAGGTTCGCCCGACCGGGCGGCAAGGCGATCTTCGTCCCCTGCGAGTGGAGGGCGCCCCACGAGTGGCCCGACGAGGCCTTCCCCTTCCTGGCCACGACGGGACGCATCCTGTACCACTATCACACGGGCAGCATGAGCCGGCGGAGCGCCCCCGGCGAATTCGTCAAGGAACTCTTCATCGAGATCAACGCCCATGACGCCGAGGCCCTTCGCGCGGGAGAGGGCGCCATGCTGCGCGTCACCTCCCGGCGCGGCGCCCTCGAGGGGCGGGCCAAGATCACCGATCGCGTCCCGCCCGGAATGGTCTTTCTGCCCTTCCACTTCGCCGAGGCCGGAGCCAACCGCCTCACGGCATCCGTCGTCGATCCCGACTCGGAGACGCCGGCCTACAAGATCAGCGCCGTCACTATCGTCGCGCTCTGAGGGAGGAAGCCGTCCCGGCTTTCTCCCCTCTCAAGGAGGATTCCCATGAACTTCAAAACGCCTGTCGAACTTGCCGAAGGCGCCTGTCTGGCCGCCGAGACGAAAAGCCGACGCACCGTCGCCCAGCTGCTTGTCCTGGGGACGCTGGCCGGGGCTTACATCGCCTTCGGCGGTTTCTTCATGCTCATCGTCACCCAGGACCTGGCCGGCTTCGCCGGCGTCGGCGTGAGCCGTCTCATGGGCGGAGGGGCCTTCTCCCTGGGGCTCATGCTCGTCGTCGTCGCCGGCGGGGAGCTCTTCACGGGCAACTGCATGATGCCTCTGGGAACGTTGGCGGGGTGCGCTCCCCTCGGAAAGGTCCTGCGCAACTGGTTCTGGGTCTACGTCGCCAACGCCCTGGGCTCCCTCGTCGTCCTCTTTCTGCTTCACCGCGCCGGCCTTCTCCGGGGGGCCGTCGCGGCCAACGCCCTGAAGATCGCCGTCGCCAAGACGAGCCTGACCGTCGGCGAGGCCTTCTGCCGTGGTATCCTCTGCAACTGGCTCGTCGTCCTGGCCGTATGGATGAGCATGGCCGCCACCGACATCGCCGGCAAGCTCCTGGCCATCCTTTTCCCCATCACGGCCTTCGTCGCCTCGGGCTTCGAGCACTGCGTGGCCAACTTCTTCCTCATCCCCGCCGGCCTCCTGGCGGCGGGGGAGGGGGCGGAGGCCCTCCTTTCTCCGGCCCGGCTCTCCCTGGGAGGCCTTTTCCGCAACCTCGTCCCCGTGACGGCGGGCAACATCGTCGGAGGCGTCCTCTTCGTCGCCGTCGCCTACTTCTTCGTCTTCCGCGACAGGCTCAGGAGGCCCGACGGGCCGTGACGCCCGCCGCGGGACCTCTGGAGGCCTCGGCCGTCGTTCTCGGCGGCGGCCGGGGACGGCGGATGGGGGGCAACAAGCTCTTCCTGGCCGTCGACGGCGTCCTTCTTCTGGAGCGGGTTCTGCGGCGTCTCGTCCCCCTCTTCCCCGAGATCGTCCTGGCCGTGGGCCCCGAAGACGAGGAGCCGCTGAGACGACGCCTCCCCTCCCTCTCATCGGCCCGGCCCGTCGCCGTCGCCGTCGACGCCGTCTCCGGCCTGGGGCCCCTGCAGGGGCTGACGTCGGCCCTGAAGGCTCTGAGGGGCGACTGGGCCTTCGTCGTCGGCTGCGACATGCCCTGGATCCAGGAGGCCGTCGTGCGGAGCCTGTGGCAGGCCCGGGAGGCGGGAAGCGACGTCCTCTGCGCCTCCGTCGACGGCTACCTCGAACCCCTCCACGCCTTTTACCGCCGCACCTGTCTTCCCTTCGCCGAGGCGGCCCTCGCCTCGGGCGACCGACGCCTCAAAGCCTTTTACGGCGATGTCCGCGTCACCGTCGTCGCCGAGGCGGCCTTCCGATGTCTTCCCGGCTACCGCCGATCCTTCCAGGGCATCAACACCCCCTCCGAGCTGAACCGTCTCACCGATCTTCCCTGAGGGACTCTCTGCGGCAGAAGGATGCCGCTTGGCGTCGGTCCGCAGTGCATGCTCGATTAAACCTTGACTTCCTGTGGACGATCCCATATTGTTCTTACAATCGGCATCAAAGCCCCATCGCCCGAGGGCGGGGGCCGAAGGGGGGTGTCGTCTCTCCCTTTCTTCATTGCCGCCTTTGAGAGAGTCCGCTACAGAAGAGAATGAGGAGGCGTCTGAAGGAATGGGCAAAAGCCTGGTCTCGCGAATCGTCTTTATCACCGTCGTCGGCGTCACGCTCCTTTCCGGTTCCCTGCTCTACTTCTCCGGACGAGGCCTTCAGGCGATGGGAGCCTCCATGGCCCGCTCGGCCGAGGCCCTTCTGGCAAGGGAGATCGAAGACAGGGACGGGGCCAACGACGAGGCGCTGGCCGCCTACGGCGAGACTCTGGCCCAGTATCTGGCCTGGATTTCGGCCAACCCCATCTGGAACTTCGACATGGATCTTCTCGGCGAATACACGAAGGGGATGGGGGAGCTGCCCAACCTGGCCTACGCCGTTGTCTACGACGACAAGGGGAACGTCGCCGCCGGCGCCAAGAGATCCGGCGCCTCGCTGCGGACCTTCGGCAAGGACGTGGTCCTCGACGGCAAGGTCCTGGGCAGAGCCGAGGTGGCCATCGATGCCTCCTATCTGGAGGTCCTCCGCCGAGAGGGCGTCGCCGCCAAGGATGTCCTGACGAAGGTCTTCATCGACGAGGCGGGCCGCTCCGGGAAGGCCCTCTTCTGGAAGATCCTTTTCATCGCTCTCGCCGGAACGGCTGTCGTCATCGCCTCCACGGTGGCCATGCTTTTCCGCATCGTCGCCCCCCTCCGCAGGATGACGGGCATCGTCGAGGATCTGGGGCAGGGGGAGGGCGACCTCACCGTCCGGCTCCTTCTCCGTTCCGAGGATGAGGTGGGACGCCTGGCCACCTCCCTCGATCTCTTCCTGGACAAGCTCTCCCGTCTTGTGGGGGAGATCGTCGAGATCGCCGAGGGGCTGGGCGGCGATTCGGATCGCCTCGACGCCCTGGCCCGCGATTCCCTGGCCGGGGTGGAGACGATGACCGGAGCCGTCGAGCAGATCTACGTCCTCTCCGAGTCGAACGCCGCCGCCGTCGAGGAGACCAGCGCCGGCGTCGAGGAGGTGGCGGCCAACGCCAACGCCTCGGCCCGCTCCGCCGAGGAGGGGGCTCTGGCCTCGGCCAGGACGACGGAGCTGACGCGCGATGTGGCCGGACGGCTGCGCGAGGTCGTTGCGGCCCTGGGGCGGGTCGAGGCCAGTTCGTCCGAAAACCGGACCAAGATGGGGGCTCTCTCGCGGGGCGTCGAGGCCATTACGGGCCTCGTCGGTGCCATCACGCAGATCGCCGATCAGACGAACCTTCTGGCTCTCAACGCCGCCATCGAGGCGGCCCGGGCCGGAGAGGCAGGACGGGGGTTCGCCGTCGTCGCCGAAGAAGTGCGCAAGCTGGCCGAGGAGTCCAACCGGGCCGCCCGGGAAATCACGACCATCATCGCCCCTCTGCGCAGCTCGACGGGCGAGGCCATCGCCGCC
The DNA window shown above is from Aminithiophilus ramosus and carries:
- a CDS encoding NADH-quinone oxidoreductase subunit NuoF translates to MRSYRSHVLLCEGTGCLSGGAAALRESLCRELAARGLEREVLVVSTGCHGLCEMGPVVVVYPEGTFYCRVGPSDVAEIVEEHLFKGRPVERLVYRDESKVSVPRYSEIPFYRKQRRIALRNCGYINPDNIDEYIARDGYVALIRALRESTPRQVLEEVTASGLRGRGGGGFPTGLKWGFCAGAAGDKKYVICNADEGDPGAFMDRSILEGDPHSVVEGMALGAYAIGADEGYIYCRAEYPLAVRRLERTIEAAMEYGLLGPSVAGTDFAFHLHVKEGAGAFVCGEETALMASIEGRRGMPRPRPPFPANRGLWGCPTNINNVETWANVPAIVRNGGAWYAALGTEKSKGTKVFALTGKVNHTGLVEVPMGTTLREIVFEIGGGILNGRKFKAVQIGGPSGGCLTEEHLDLPVSYESLAQAGAIMGSGGLVVMDEENCMVDVAKFFLEFTQAESCGKCPPCREGTKKMLDILNRICSGRGRPEDLDALEYLATMIKETSLCGLGQTAPNPVLTTLRYFRHEYEAHIDEKRCPAGACVALTRFVIDGGKCIGCAKCARICPASAISGAVREPHAIDGERCVKCGACLAACPVGAIARK
- the nuoE gene encoding NADH-quinone oxidoreductase subunit NuoE, giving the protein MAATKEEILATVREIVGPWRGRKGALIPLLQETQRVFGYLPSEAMEALSEEIRLPLAEIYGVATFYAQFHLEPRGRHVIRVCRGTACHVRGSLKLLERLKETLGVAEGGTTEDGRFTLEPVACLGACGLAPVMTIGDQTFGRVAAEKLPEILAPFR
- a CDS encoding formate/nitrite transporter family protein, with amino-acid sequence MNFKTPVELAEGACLAAETKSRRTVAQLLVLGTLAGAYIAFGGFFMLIVTQDLAGFAGVGVSRLMGGGAFSLGLMLVVVAGGELFTGNCMMPLGTLAGCAPLGKVLRNWFWVYVANALGSLVVLFLLHRAGLLRGAVAANALKIAVAKTSLTVGEAFCRGILCNWLVVLAVWMSMAATDIAGKLLAILFPITAFVASGFEHCVANFFLIPAGLLAAGEGAEALLSPARLSLGGLFRNLVPVTAGNIVGGVLFVAVAYFFVFRDRLRRPDGP
- a CDS encoding methyl-accepting chemotaxis protein — encoded protein: MGKSLVSRIVFITVVGVTLLSGSLLYFSGRGLQAMGASMARSAEALLAREIEDRDGANDEALAAYGETLAQYLAWISANPIWNFDMDLLGEYTKGMGELPNLAYAVVYDDKGNVAAGAKRSGASLRTFGKDVVLDGKVLGRAEVAIDASYLEVLRREGVAAKDVLTKVFIDEAGRSGKALFWKILFIALAGTAVVIASTVAMLFRIVAPLRRMTGIVEDLGQGEGDLTVRLLLRSEDEVGRLATSLDLFLDKLSRLVGEIVEIAEGLGGDSDRLDALARDSLAGVETMTGAVEQIYVLSESNAAAVEETSAGVEEVAANANASARSAEEGALASARTTELTRDVAGRLREVVAALGRVEASSSENRTKMGALSRGVEAITGLVGAITQIADQTNLLALNAAIEAARAGEAGRGFAVVAEEVRKLAEESNRAAREITTIIAPLRSSTGEAIAAAADAERVLAALSVSALGVQEKLTTGLSEMSGVNDVMQNIATVSSMQSAASAEMAKAIDGIAGATARTVDHLGGIRQSASTTARAFESVVDGARALSEAVAGLRRLLGQFKIERERSTAPLPLPASRQGRKGA
- the fdhF gene encoding formate dehydrogenase subunit alpha; this encodes MESITLTIDGKTIVAERGMTILQAARRGGIHIPTLCDHPALPVAGACRICLVEVERSPKLLTACSTPAEAGMVVRTAAPRVLAARRAVVELLLIRHPLDCFSCSSNGKCELQDVAYELGIKASPFTEEGDTCRSYAIEDANPFYVRDMNKCILCGRCVRACDSLARCHAIDFQNRGIRTMVQPPVGRDLEHSDCTFCGQCVQLCPVGALSEKASAGKGRPWELRSVKTTCSYCGVGCELDIQVNTRTGRIANVTTDYGSPTSLNGGRCCVKGRFAWQFVHSEERLTRPLIREKGLFREVDWPEALDVVAARMTALRDASGPDALGFFSSARCTNEENYLFQRLAREVMGTNNVDHCAHLUHAPTVKGLGETFGSGAMTNDYDSLKEADVLLVIGSNTTETHPVIGSWIKERKAGGARLIVCDPRRIELARYADVHIRHRSGSDVALVNGLMHVILRDSLHDGAFVEARVENVEALGKVVREYTPERTSAITGVPADLIEKAARTYAAGPRSAIFYTMGITQHRCGTDNVRSLANLALLCGMVGRPGTGVNPLRGQNNVQGACDMGALPDVFTGYQKVADGGVRARMKGLWKCGDLPAAPGMTLVKMVEAAAAGDLKCLYVMGENPMVSDPDTNHVRRALENLEFLVVQDIFLTETAQMADVVLPAACWAEKEGTFTNTTRTVQRVRRAVEAPGEARPDWQILTDLARRLGADWSFGSASEVFDAVAACTPSYGGMSHGRLDGGPLSWPCPSVDHPGTPNLHVDRFARPGGKAIFVPCEWRAPHEWPDEAFPFLATTGRILYHYHTGSMSRRSAPGEFVKELFIEINAHDAEALRAGEGAMLRVTSRRGALEGRAKITDRVPPGMVFLPFHFAEAGANRLTASVVDPDSETPAYKISAVTIVAL
- the mobA gene encoding molybdenum cofactor guanylyltransferase yields the protein MTPAAGPLEASAVVLGGGRGRRMGGNKLFLAVDGVLLLERVLRRLVPLFPEIVLAVGPEDEEPLRRRLPSLSSARPVAVAVDAVSGLGPLQGLTSALKALRGDWAFVVGCDMPWIQEAVVRSLWQAREAGSDVLCASVDGYLEPLHAFYRRTCLPFAEAALASGDRRLKAFYGDVRVTVVAEAAFRCLPGYRRSFQGINTPSELNRLTDLP
- a CDS encoding (2Fe-2S) ferredoxin domain-containing protein; protein product: MAKIRTLDDLKEIREKTMDLTGARSQGRTRVIVGMGTCGIAAGARAVMEAVMDELARQGIRDVSVETTGCIGMCQQEPLLDVIRQGQPRITYGKVSPEEARRIVAEHVVHGRLVEDKVIGQTD